A genome region from Streptomyces sp. NBC_01296 includes the following:
- a CDS encoding chain length determinant protein, whose amino-acid sequence MDLAEIWRVMCRRWYVLLPGLLLTAALIAGVYVLVPVEYRSQSTVTLLNSKKATVAFDGNPFLSTQASLTGMADGLARNLNSDDSRADLKAQGVTGTYEAKIADNAQGPFMWLSVTGTDPAAVLKSDQVFTAYAEKRLQEFQAQQSVTPEAMIRMATIVPPQKPEAQTKTRLQYLIMAGALGFVLSLVATFFVEARRRRSGKPGRHRPAPAETAALAGGESEAAPDTADAADSGASASRTARASAGSSP is encoded by the coding sequence ATGGATCTCGCGGAGATCTGGCGGGTCATGTGCAGGCGCTGGTACGTCCTGCTGCCCGGACTGCTGCTCACGGCCGCGCTCATCGCAGGCGTGTACGTGCTGGTCCCGGTGGAGTACCGGTCACAGAGCACGGTGACGCTCCTGAACTCGAAGAAGGCCACGGTGGCCTTCGACGGCAACCCCTTCCTGAGCACCCAGGCCTCGCTGACCGGCATGGCCGACGGCCTGGCCCGCAATCTCAACTCCGACGACTCCCGGGCCGACCTCAAGGCCCAGGGCGTCACCGGCACGTACGAGGCGAAGATCGCCGACAACGCCCAGGGGCCCTTCATGTGGCTGAGCGTCACCGGGACCGATCCGGCGGCCGTCCTGAAGTCGGACCAGGTCTTCACCGCCTACGCCGAGAAGCGGCTGCAGGAGTTCCAGGCCCAGCAGTCGGTGACGCCGGAGGCCATGATCCGCATGGCGACGATCGTCCCGCCGCAGAAGCCGGAGGCGCAGACCAAGACCCGGCTCCAGTACCTGATCATGGCGGGGGCGCTGGGCTTCGTACTCAGCCTGGTGGCCACCTTCTTCGTGGAGGCCCGCCGCCGCAGGTCGGGCAAGCCGGGCCGGCACCGGCCCGCGCCGGCCGAGACCGCCGCACTCGCAGGCGGCGAGTCCGAGGCGGCGCCCGACACCGCGGACGCCGCGGACTCCGGGGCGAGTGCCTCCCGTACGGCCCGAGCCTCCGCCGGATCATCGCCGTGA
- the wecB gene encoding non-hydrolyzing UDP-N-acetylglucosamine 2-epimerase → MPRIICVAGARPNYMKIKPVMDALERRGAEVILVHTGQHYDESMNDVFFRDLGIRPPDRYLGAGSGTHAQQTGRVMTAFEPLVDELAPDVVVVVGDINSTLACALVTAKAGPLLAHVEAGLRSRDWGMPEEVNRVATDRLSDYLLAPSPDAAVNLRAEGYREDQIHVVGNVMIDTLLANLDRARASDVLDRYGLTRGGYGLVTLHRPANVDDPGALRGLLKALGEIADRCPLLLPVHPRAAERLAEIGVPGGIRMVPAAGYLDFIALQDAARVVLTDSGGVQEETTALGVPCVTLRENTERPITVEEGTNVLAGTDPERITATVNRVLDDPPAARCPALWDGRASERIAGVLLDGGTAETRPRPTDPAP, encoded by the coding sequence ATGCCCAGGATCATCTGCGTGGCCGGAGCACGGCCCAACTACATGAAGATCAAACCGGTGATGGACGCACTGGAGCGCCGCGGCGCCGAGGTGATCCTCGTCCACACCGGCCAGCACTACGACGAGTCCATGAACGACGTGTTCTTCCGCGACCTCGGCATCCGTCCCCCCGACCGGTACCTGGGCGCCGGGTCCGGTACGCACGCCCAGCAGACCGGCCGGGTGATGACGGCCTTCGAGCCGCTGGTAGACGAACTGGCCCCGGACGTCGTGGTGGTGGTCGGCGACATCAACTCGACGCTGGCCTGCGCCCTGGTGACCGCGAAGGCCGGCCCGCTGCTGGCCCACGTGGAGGCCGGACTGCGCAGCCGGGACTGGGGCATGCCGGAGGAGGTCAACCGGGTCGCCACCGACCGGCTCAGCGACTACCTGCTGGCCCCCTCGCCCGACGCCGCCGTGAACCTGCGGGCGGAGGGCTATCGGGAGGACCAGATCCACGTCGTCGGCAACGTCATGATCGACACCCTCCTCGCCAACCTGGACCGGGCCCGGGCCTCGGACGTCCTGGACCGGTACGGGCTCACCCGGGGCGGGTACGGCCTGGTCACCCTGCACCGGCCGGCCAACGTGGACGACCCCGGTGCGCTGCGGGGCCTGCTGAAGGCGCTGGGCGAGATCGCCGACCGGTGCCCGCTGCTGCTGCCCGTGCACCCGCGGGCGGCGGAGCGGCTGGCCGAGATCGGAGTCCCGGGCGGGATCCGGATGGTCCCGGCCGCCGGATACCTCGACTTCATCGCGCTGCAGGACGCCGCCCGGGTGGTGCTCACCGATTCCGGGGGCGTCCAGGAGGAGACCACCGCCCTCGGGGTGCCCTGCGTGACGCTGCGGGAGAACACCGAGCGGCCGATCACCGTCGAGGAGGGCACCAACGTACTGGCGGGCACCGACCCGGAGCGCATCACGGCCACGGTGAACCGGGTGCTCGACGATCCGCCCGCGGCGCGCTGCCCCGCGCTCTGGGACGGCCGCGCGAGCGAGCGCATCGCCGGGGTCCTGCTGGACGGCGGGACGGCGGAGACCCGTCCGCGGCCCACCGACCCGGCTCCTTAG
- a CDS encoding nucleotide sugar dehydrogenase translates to MRVVVVGQGYVGLPLAIRAAEVGHQVVGYDVDARRVKSLAAGESYVEDVSSERLTRALERGSYQPSELARDCGGFDIAVVTVPTPLQDGAPDLRYIEESAHTLARFLRPGATVVLESTTYPGTTEELFGPILEDGSGLTAGADFHLGYSPERIDPGNTVWGFQQTPKVVSGVDAASLKAVEAFYGGLVDKTVPVRSPKEAELAKLLENTFRHVNIALVNEIAMFARHLDIDVWQAIEAASSKPFGFMKFTPGPGVGGHCLPIDPSYLSWRVQRELGQNFRFVELANDINSHMPEYVARRVIDALNAKRRSVNGSRILLLGLAYKKNTGDARESPAVRISQLLLDMGAKVRAADPHVVEGLKVDARLVRVEPTRKELAAADVVVLLTDHDSFDYAVITEHASFVLDCRNRLSGPAVEVL, encoded by the coding sequence ATGCGTGTCGTCGTCGTGGGACAGGGATACGTCGGCCTCCCGCTGGCCATCAGGGCCGCCGAGGTCGGACACCAAGTGGTCGGTTACGACGTGGACGCCCGGCGGGTCAAGAGCCTCGCCGCCGGCGAGTCGTACGTGGAGGACGTCTCCTCCGAACGGCTGACCCGGGCGCTGGAGCGCGGCTCCTACCAGCCCAGCGAACTCGCGCGCGACTGCGGCGGCTTCGACATCGCGGTCGTCACGGTCCCGACCCCCTTACAGGACGGTGCCCCCGACCTGCGCTACATCGAGGAGTCGGCGCACACGCTGGCCCGCTTCCTGCGGCCCGGCGCGACCGTCGTCCTGGAGTCCACCACCTACCCGGGCACCACCGAGGAGCTGTTCGGCCCGATCCTGGAGGACGGCTCCGGCCTCACCGCGGGAGCCGACTTCCACCTCGGCTACAGCCCGGAGCGGATCGACCCCGGCAACACGGTCTGGGGCTTCCAGCAGACGCCCAAGGTCGTCTCCGGCGTGGACGCCGCCTCGCTCAAGGCCGTGGAGGCCTTCTACGGAGGCCTCGTCGACAAGACGGTGCCGGTGCGCTCGCCCAAGGAGGCCGAGCTGGCGAAGCTGCTGGAGAACACCTTCCGGCACGTGAACATCGCCCTGGTCAACGAGATAGCCATGTTCGCCCGCCACCTCGACATCGACGTGTGGCAGGCCATCGAAGCGGCGTCCAGCAAGCCGTTCGGCTTCATGAAGTTCACCCCCGGCCCCGGGGTCGGCGGGCACTGCCTGCCGATCGACCCGTCGTACCTGTCCTGGCGGGTCCAGCGCGAACTCGGCCAGAACTTCCGCTTCGTCGAGCTGGCCAACGACATCAACAGCCACATGCCCGAGTACGTCGCGCGCCGCGTCATCGACGCACTCAACGCCAAGCGCCGCTCGGTCAACGGCTCCCGGATCCTGCTGCTGGGGCTGGCGTACAAGAAGAACACCGGCGACGCCCGGGAGTCGCCGGCGGTGCGCATCTCCCAGCTGCTGCTCGACATGGGCGCCAAGGTGCGCGCGGCCGACCCCCACGTGGTGGAGGGCCTCAAGGTCGACGCCCGGCTCGTGCGGGTCGAGCCGACCCGCAAGGAGCTGGCCGCCGCCGACGTGGTCGTCCTGCTCACCGACCACGACTCCTTCGACTACGCGGTGATCACCGAGCACGCCTCCTTCGTGCTCGACTGCCGCAACCGGCTCTCCGGGCCCGCCGTGGAGGTGCTCTGA
- a CDS encoding WecB/TagA/CpsF family glycosyltransferase: protein MTHRQSRPARQTLFGVTLDALTMDETVQRCLEAVRRGEQIEIGMVNAAKLVNMRRDPRLAAAVSGCDLVLADGQAVVWAGRVLGVRLPERVAGIDLFMRLLAAAETADVPVYLLGARPEVLDLMLGRIARRFPALRVAGSRNGYFDDSDQAAVADAVAESGAQLLFLGMTSPKKEIFTAGYGKLTGAHVVHGVGGSFDILAGITKRAPALWQRMGLEWFYRALQEPRRLGKRYLTTNTAFLLMTVRELIRRTPSALPSTGSANRSH, encoded by the coding sequence ATGACCCACCGACAGTCCCGACCAGCCCGCCAGACCCTGTTCGGGGTCACGCTCGACGCCCTGACCATGGACGAGACCGTGCAGCGCTGCCTCGAGGCGGTACGGCGCGGCGAACAGATCGAGATCGGCATGGTCAATGCCGCCAAGCTCGTCAACATGCGGCGCGACCCCCGTCTCGCGGCGGCGGTCTCCGGCTGCGACCTCGTCCTGGCCGACGGCCAGGCCGTGGTGTGGGCCGGTCGCGTCCTCGGCGTCCGGCTGCCCGAACGGGTGGCGGGAATCGACCTGTTCATGCGGCTGCTGGCCGCCGCCGAGACCGCGGACGTCCCCGTCTACCTGCTCGGCGCCCGGCCGGAGGTACTGGACCTGATGCTCGGCCGGATCGCCCGGCGCTTCCCGGCGCTGCGCGTGGCCGGCAGCCGCAACGGCTACTTCGACGACTCCGACCAGGCGGCGGTCGCCGACGCCGTCGCGGAGAGCGGCGCCCAGCTGCTGTTCCTCGGCATGACCTCGCCCAAGAAGGAGATCTTCACCGCCGGCTACGGCAAGCTCACCGGCGCCCACGTGGTGCACGGCGTCGGCGGCTCCTTCGACATCCTGGCCGGCATCACCAAGCGGGCCCCCGCCCTCTGGCAGCGCATGGGCCTCGAATGGTTCTACCGGGCCCTGCAGGAGCCGCGCCGCCTCGGCAAGCGCTACCTCACCACCAACACCGCCTTCCTCCTCATGACGGTCCGGGAACTCATCCGCCGTACACCGTCGGCCCTACCGTCCACCGGTTCCGCGAACAGGAGTCACTGA
- a CDS encoding acyltransferase produces the protein MSVRIQPSSQVDETAELGDGTTIWDLAQVREDARLGRDCIVGRGAYVGPGVRIGDNVKLQNYALVYEPAELGDGVFIGPAAVLTNDFYPRAVDPAGRQKRGGDWEAAGVVVAEGASLGARSVCVAGVRIGRWALVAAGAVVSRDVPDFALVAGVPARRIGWVGRAGVRLVEREEEPGVWECPRTGSLHEEKDGTLLERT, from the coding sequence GTGAGTGTCCGCATTCAACCCTCCTCCCAGGTCGACGAGACGGCCGAACTCGGGGACGGGACCACGATCTGGGATCTGGCGCAGGTACGGGAGGACGCGCGGCTCGGGCGCGACTGCATCGTGGGGCGGGGGGCGTACGTCGGGCCCGGCGTACGAATCGGCGACAACGTGAAGCTGCAGAACTACGCACTCGTCTACGAACCCGCCGAACTCGGCGACGGGGTTTTCATCGGCCCGGCCGCCGTCCTCACCAACGATTTCTATCCGCGGGCCGTCGACCCCGCCGGACGGCAGAAGCGCGGCGGCGACTGGGAGGCCGCCGGTGTCGTGGTGGCCGAGGGGGCCTCGCTGGGCGCCCGTTCGGTGTGTGTGGCCGGGGTGCGCATCGGGCGGTGGGCGCTGGTCGCGGCCGGCGCGGTCGTGTCCCGGGACGTACCGGACTTCGCACTGGTCGCAGGGGTACCGGCCCGCCGCATCGGCTGGGTGGGCCGGGCCGGGGTCCGTCTGGTGGAACGCGAGGAGGAGCCGGGCGTGTGGGAGTGTCCGCGCACCGGTTCGCTGCACGAGGAGAAGGACGGAACCCTGCTCGAGCGGACCTGA
- a CDS encoding alpha/beta hydrolase family protein codes for MPEGLDHGDVKAMSAHLQLSPGELLLVPGAVALVLARWLPLRLRGPLTVAAPTVVVVGAGAVLGVLGLRWQMVPVLAGAAVVLPFAVAPLLRRRTGRVARRAPWWLALPGSVVCLALIAAGPAAAWALPTPVFPEPSGRFAIGTGVLELTDPERPETATAAPEDRRTVVAQFWYPARKDGKDSKDTGHARYLGRTEHEAHVVSDALADYAGLPGILLDGLPRAHTHAAYDVPVADGGERFPVVLFSPGLGGVRTQNTAWAEELAGHGYVVVGIDHPYDSAAVVLADGRTIRTKVSATGDAAEDEKRAAGWTAVRAADLSFVRTQLARIHSGEIAGPLTGHLDTSRVVAAGHSLGGAAALQAARQDPRFAAVIDLDGAPHDPAPQPFPQPVLALTQAIGPDTDPEYIPRLTRVLGLGTATSYRLTVPGAAHLTFTDAPLYLPPLPSLVGSLDRTAGPRITAAASLAFLDSTLRDTPGDPATALSAYGTLVVHHPGRSPKSGP; via the coding sequence ATGCCCGAAGGCCTCGACCATGGCGACGTGAAGGCGATGAGCGCACACCTGCAGTTGTCCCCCGGGGAGCTCCTCCTGGTGCCGGGAGCAGTCGCACTGGTCCTGGCGCGGTGGCTGCCGCTCCGGCTCCGGGGGCCGCTCACCGTCGCCGCGCCGACGGTCGTCGTCGTGGGGGCCGGGGCGGTGCTCGGCGTGCTCGGGCTGCGCTGGCAGATGGTGCCGGTGCTGGCCGGCGCGGCGGTCGTCCTCCCCTTCGCCGTGGCGCCGCTGCTGCGACGGCGCACCGGGCGGGTGGCGCGCAGGGCTCCGTGGTGGCTCGCACTGCCGGGGTCGGTGGTGTGCCTCGCGCTGATCGCCGCCGGCCCCGCAGCGGCCTGGGCCCTGCCCACGCCGGTGTTCCCCGAGCCCTCGGGACGGTTCGCGATCGGCACCGGCGTGCTGGAGCTGACCGACCCCGAGCGCCCCGAGACCGCCACTGCCGCACCGGAGGACCGTCGTACGGTCGTCGCCCAGTTCTGGTATCCCGCCCGCAAAGACGGCAAGGACAGCAAGGACACCGGCCACGCCCGGTACCTCGGACGTACGGAACACGAGGCGCACGTCGTCTCCGACGCCCTCGCGGACTACGCCGGTCTCCCCGGAATCCTGCTGGACGGCCTCCCGCGCGCCCACACGCATGCGGCGTACGACGTACCCGTGGCCGACGGCGGAGAACGGTTCCCCGTGGTGCTGTTCTCCCCCGGACTGGGCGGGGTGCGTACGCAGAACACGGCCTGGGCGGAGGAATTGGCCGGCCACGGCTACGTGGTCGTCGGCATCGACCACCCCTACGACTCCGCCGCCGTCGTGCTCGCCGACGGCCGCACGATCCGTACGAAGGTCTCGGCGACGGGCGACGCCGCCGAGGACGAGAAGCGGGCGGCCGGCTGGACGGCGGTCCGCGCCGCGGATCTCAGCTTCGTACGCACCCAGTTGGCCCGCATCCACAGCGGCGAGATCGCCGGCCCCCTCACCGGACACCTCGACACAAGCCGCGTCGTCGCAGCCGGCCACTCCCTCGGCGGCGCCGCAGCGCTGCAGGCAGCCCGCCAGGACCCCCGCTTCGCCGCCGTCATCGATCTGGACGGCGCTCCCCACGACCCGGCGCCGCAGCCCTTCCCCCAGCCGGTGCTCGCCCTCACCCAGGCCATCGGCCCGGACACCGACCCGGAGTACATCCCACGCCTCACCCGTGTCCTCGGCCTCGGCACCGCGACGAGCTACCGCCTCACCGTCCCCGGAGCCGCACACCTCACGTTCACGGACGCCCCCCTGTACCTGCCGCCCCTCCCCTCACTCGTCGGTTCCCTGGACCGCACGGCGGGCCCGCGCATCACCGCCGCCGCGAGCCTCGCCTTCCTCGACAGCACCCTGCGCGACACGCCGGGCGACCCGGCCACAGCCCTGTCGGCGTACGGCACCCTCGTCGTCCACCACCCCGGCCGCAGCCCCAAGTCCGGTCCGTGA
- a CDS encoding class I SAM-dependent methyltransferase — protein sequence MERTTRSDHDAALNARTWNAIVGTRNPTPLPLDWLFRPAPGPGLELLGDIRGTTVAELGCGQGRHLAGLAECGIARGIGIDVSPVRLGDAAFRFADVDQVEWWLGDAVTAAAHLPDLDVAFSVFGAMWFADPQDLLPVLAHRVRLGGRLVFSCLTRSPGMPEGRHRMLVRTGPARSLWTVRHMYSVSGWVRLLAEHGFTADRVIRPTDPVNAFWGTCVFVAHRVC from the coding sequence GTGGAACGGACCACCCGCAGCGATCACGACGCAGCGTTGAACGCCCGGACATGGAACGCCATCGTCGGCACCCGCAACCCGACGCCCCTGCCTTTGGACTGGCTGTTTCGCCCGGCCCCGGGACCGGGACTCGAACTCCTCGGTGACATACGAGGCACCACGGTCGCCGAACTCGGCTGCGGGCAGGGCCGGCACCTGGCGGGCCTGGCCGAGTGCGGGATCGCCCGAGGCATCGGCATCGATGTGTCGCCGGTCCGCCTCGGTGACGCCGCGTTCAGGTTCGCCGACGTGGACCAGGTCGAGTGGTGGCTCGGCGACGCCGTCACCGCGGCCGCGCACCTCCCCGACCTCGACGTCGCGTTCTCCGTCTTCGGGGCGATGTGGTTCGCCGATCCGCAAGACCTGCTGCCCGTCCTCGCCCACCGCGTCCGTCTCGGCGGTCGCCTCGTCTTCTCCTGCCTCACCCGGTCGCCGGGGATGCCCGAGGGGCGCCACCGGATGCTGGTACGCACCGGTCCCGCCCGGTCCCTGTGGACCGTCCGGCACATGTACTCCGTATCCGGCTGGGTGCGCCTCCTTGCCGAGCACGGCTTCACCGCGGATCGGGTCATCCGGCCCACGGATCCGGTGAACGCCTTCTGGGGCACCTGCGTCTTCGTGGCGCACCGGGTCTGTTGA
- a CDS encoding sensor histidine kinase: MTRSDLVSAPDVGAAAGPFTLRGLRADLWTTRAQPMAPLVWPQWLRWLPQVLVVLGAGALSATGADLTARVLACAHAAMLVVGLRRPVPAWWLSLAFTAGIAIGHPPTHDNQLWTWTVHAGALFLLALRIPVSSAAVAALVSAVPVVCLKAAGYAVGSWTFVAGVCVLFSSAVLVGSFARGRREDRARLVEQIAVTAHERALRTVLEERARIARELHDVVAHHMSVISIQADAAPYRVQDPPQELVKELASIRANAQEGLAELRAGAGGFLCSTSSYEAAGITIHGQAGQHIVRGPALNRPGAPRRRRCPRRRSPDPWAG, translated from the coding sequence GTGACCAGGAGTGATCTGGTGTCCGCGCCCGATGTCGGGGCGGCGGCAGGCCCGTTCACGCTCCGTGGCCTGCGGGCGGACCTGTGGACCACCCGCGCCCAGCCCATGGCGCCCCTGGTGTGGCCGCAGTGGCTGCGGTGGCTTCCGCAGGTCCTGGTCGTCCTCGGGGCCGGGGCCCTTTCGGCCACCGGCGCGGATCTCACCGCCAGGGTCCTGGCCTGTGCGCATGCGGCGATGCTGGTGGTGGGGCTGCGCCGGCCGGTGCCGGCGTGGTGGCTGTCGCTGGCGTTCACCGCGGGCATAGCCATCGGCCATCCCCCCACCCACGACAACCAGTTGTGGACGTGGACCGTGCACGCCGGGGCGCTGTTCCTTCTCGCCCTGCGCATACCGGTGTCGTCGGCGGCCGTGGCCGCCCTGGTGAGTGCCGTGCCGGTGGTGTGTCTGAAGGCGGCGGGCTACGCCGTCGGGTCCTGGACGTTCGTCGCCGGTGTCTGTGTGCTCTTCTCGTCGGCCGTGCTCGTCGGCTCGTTCGCGCGTGGCCGCCGCGAGGACCGGGCGCGCCTGGTCGAGCAGATTGCCGTCACCGCGCACGAACGGGCGCTGCGTACGGTGCTGGAGGAGCGTGCCCGCATCGCACGGGAGCTGCATGACGTGGTCGCCCACCACATGTCGGTCATCTCGATCCAGGCGGACGCGGCCCCCTACCGGGTTCAGGACCCTCCGCAGGAGCTGGTCAAGGAGCTGGCGTCGATACGTGCGAACGCGCAGGAGGGTCTGGCCGAACTGCGCGCCGGGGCCGGCGGATTCCTCTGCTCGACTTCCTCATATGAAGCCGCCGGGATCACGATTCACGGGCAGGCCGGGCAGCACATCGTCCGAGGTCCCGCACTCAACAGACCCGGTGCGCCACGAAGACGCAGGTGCCCCAGAAGGCGTTCACCGGATCCGTGGGCCGGATGA
- a CDS encoding AAA family ATPase, whose protein sequence is MSAHAPFAVRSTPAAPAAASRLDVAGDLLALLRDTTTEPRPDTQLEALTLAVAADLPVLLWGEPGIGKTAALTQLAASLDLPLTTVIASVHEPSDFSGLPVIGDDPAEQGVPMAPPDWAVRLVRAGRGLLFLDELSTAPPAVQAALLRLVLERRIGALQLPPGVRIVAAANPRSSAADGWELSPPLANRFVHLQWTHDHDVVVRGLGGTWPRATLPRLDPSMLPQAVDFARRAVCGLLAARPGLVHRLPSGETRRGGAWPSPRSWEMTLSLIAFATAAGSSRDVLSLLVRGTVGDGPGLELLASLDRMDLPDPEVLLADPAGAVLPERGDLRQAVLDGVVEAVRKRPDEARWDAAWALLVRALETGAPDLVVVPASTLASLRREEWDVPAAIERLAGAVSLSRRADHAAARAAIAPKGRR, encoded by the coding sequence ATGTCCGCACACGCCCCGTTCGCCGTACGCAGTACCCCCGCGGCGCCCGCCGCCGCCTCCCGGCTCGACGTCGCAGGCGACCTGCTGGCCCTGCTCCGCGACACGACCACCGAACCCCGCCCCGACACACAACTCGAGGCCCTGACCCTCGCCGTGGCCGCCGACCTGCCCGTCCTGCTGTGGGGCGAGCCGGGGATCGGCAAGACCGCGGCCCTGACCCAGCTCGCCGCCTCGCTGGACCTTCCCCTGACCACCGTGATCGCCAGCGTCCACGAGCCGTCCGACTTCTCCGGCCTGCCCGTCATCGGGGACGACCCCGCGGAACAGGGCGTTCCGATGGCCCCGCCGGACTGGGCCGTGCGCCTCGTACGAGCCGGCCGGGGGCTGCTGTTCCTCGACGAGCTGTCCACCGCGCCGCCGGCCGTACAAGCCGCCCTGCTCCGCCTCGTACTCGAGCGGCGGATCGGCGCCCTCCAACTGCCGCCCGGGGTCCGCATCGTGGCCGCGGCCAATCCGCGGTCCTCGGCGGCCGACGGCTGGGAGCTGAGCCCGCCGCTGGCCAACCGTTTCGTCCACCTGCAGTGGACCCACGACCACGACGTCGTCGTCCGCGGCCTCGGCGGGACGTGGCCCCGGGCCACACTGCCGCGGCTCGACCCTTCGATGCTGCCGCAGGCCGTGGACTTCGCCCGCCGCGCGGTGTGCGGGCTCCTCGCCGCCCGCCCCGGGCTCGTACACCGGCTGCCCAGCGGTGAAACCCGCCGGGGCGGCGCCTGGCCGTCGCCTCGGAGCTGGGAGATGACCCTGAGTCTGATCGCCTTCGCGACCGCCGCCGGTTCCTCCCGTGACGTGCTGTCCCTCCTGGTCAGGGGCACGGTGGGGGACGGCCCGGGACTGGAACTGCTGGCGAGCCTGGACCGGATGGACCTCCCGGACCCCGAGGTGCTGCTCGCCGATCCGGCGGGCGCGGTCCTGCCCGAGCGGGGCGATCTGCGCCAAGCCGTGCTCGACGGCGTGGTGGAAGCGGTCCGCAAGCGCCCCGACGAGGCGCGCTGGGACGCGGCATGGGCGCTCTTGGTCCGGGCGTTGGAGACGGGAGCCCCGGACCTGGTGGTCGTCCCCGCGTCCACCCTCGCGTCGCTGCGCCGCGAGGAATGGGACGTGCCGGCGGCGATCGAGCGGCTCGCCGGAGCGGTGTCCCTCTCCCGGCGGGCGGACCACGCGGCCGCCCGGGCCGCAATCGCCCCGAAGGGCCGACGATGA
- a CDS encoding vWA domain-containing protein has product MSGESRGALDLDKLYAARLHAARARPYLATALFALHTVESRRVPTMAVDRHWRCYVSPAFVDRMPVEELAGVWVHEVSHLLRDHHGRGDRVARERGLHGPGERLRRNIAADCEINDDAFGDGLVRPRDVVDPLSLGLSEGQLMEDYLRQFTLGPRTQHMAWLDCGSGVDGLEREWDLGEDGAHGLSEQERDAVRFRVAQGIRGRPGNASKGWKRWAEEAFHPPQPWRELLGAAVRSAISGSGAGEDYSYGRPSRRSSGLPGIVLPSLRRRPPRVCVVIDTSASVSDAELGSALLEVAAITRAVGGRRDLVTVVACDAAARIAHPLCRAEGITLVGGGGTDLRTGFAKALRAGARPDAIVVLTDGQTPWPSTRPPCRTVVGLFPRQRSWDEDDPDYVPDSPPAWARVVAIG; this is encoded by the coding sequence ATGAGCGGGGAGTCACGGGGCGCACTGGACCTCGACAAGCTCTACGCCGCACGACTGCACGCCGCCCGGGCCCGGCCCTACTTGGCGACCGCGCTGTTCGCCCTGCACACCGTGGAATCGCGGCGGGTGCCGACGATGGCCGTCGACCGGCACTGGCGGTGCTACGTCTCGCCGGCGTTCGTGGACCGCATGCCGGTGGAGGAACTCGCCGGGGTGTGGGTGCACGAGGTGTCCCACCTGCTGCGCGACCACCACGGGCGAGGCGACCGGGTCGCGCGGGAGCGCGGGCTGCACGGCCCGGGGGAGCGGCTGCGGAGGAACATCGCCGCGGACTGCGAGATCAACGACGACGCGTTCGGCGACGGGCTGGTCCGGCCCCGAGACGTGGTCGATCCGCTGTCCTTGGGGCTGTCCGAGGGGCAGCTCATGGAGGACTACCTGCGCCAGTTCACGCTAGGGCCCCGTACGCAGCACATGGCCTGGCTGGACTGCGGCAGCGGCGTCGACGGGCTGGAACGGGAATGGGACCTCGGCGAGGACGGCGCGCACGGACTCAGCGAACAGGAACGGGACGCGGTGAGGTTCCGGGTGGCGCAGGGCATCCGGGGCCGTCCGGGGAACGCCTCGAAGGGGTGGAAGCGTTGGGCGGAGGAGGCCTTCCACCCGCCGCAGCCGTGGCGGGAGCTGCTGGGAGCGGCGGTCCGTTCGGCGATCTCCGGATCCGGCGCGGGAGAGGACTACTCGTACGGCCGCCCGTCGCGGCGCTCGTCCGGGCTGCCCGGCATTGTTCTGCCGAGCCTGCGGCGCAGGCCGCCCCGGGTCTGCGTGGTCATCGACACCTCCGCTTCGGTCAGTGACGCCGAGCTGGGCAGCGCGCTCCTGGAGGTCGCCGCGATCACCCGTGCCGTGGGCGGCCGACGGGACCTGGTCACCGTGGTGGCGTGCGACGCGGCGGCCCGGATCGCCCATCCCCTGTGCCGTGCCGAGGGAATCACGCTGGTGGGGGGCGGGGGAACGGATCTGCGCACGGGCTTCGCGAAGGCGCTCCGAGCGGGGGCCCGGCCGGATGCCATCGTGGTCCTCACGGACGGGCAGACTCCCTGGCCGAGCACAAGGCCGCCGTGCCGGACGGTGGTCGGCCTCTTTCCCCGACAGCGGTCGTGGGACGAGGACGACCCCGACTACGTGCCGGACTCGCCGCCCGCCTGGGCCCGGGTGGTCGCCATCGGATAG
- a CDS encoding AAA family ATPase, which translates to MVGTAQTRLIVLRGNSASGKSTVAAGIRERFGRGVALVGQDNLRRVVLRERDRPGAANIGLIEVVARYSLDAGYHVVLEGILYAEYYGAMLRRLREEHRGPTHGYYLDIPFQETLARHATKPQAGEYGERELRDWYRPLDLLPGSVETVIDADSSLADTVEHIMRDTGLASLPALEP; encoded by the coding sequence ATGGTGGGCACTGCACAGACCCGATTGATCGTGCTGCGCGGCAACTCGGCGTCGGGGAAGTCGACCGTCGCCGCCGGGATCCGGGAGCGGTTCGGCCGCGGCGTGGCGCTGGTCGGGCAGGACAATCTGCGCCGGGTCGTGCTGCGTGAACGCGACCGGCCCGGGGCCGCGAACATCGGCCTCATCGAGGTCGTCGCCCGATACTCGCTCGACGCTGGCTACCACGTCGTTCTCGAAGGGATCCTGTACGCCGAGTACTACGGGGCCATGCTGCGCCGGCTCCGCGAGGAACACCGCGGGCCGACGCACGGTTACTACCTGGACATCCCCTTCCAGGAGACCCTGGCCCGGCACGCCACCAAACCCCAGGCCGGCGAGTACGGGGAGAGGGAGCTGCGCGACTGGTACCGGCCGCTCGACCTGCTGCCCGGCTCCGTCGAGACGGTCATCGACGCCGACAGCTCCCTGGCGGACACCGTCGAGCACATCATGCGCGACACGGGGCTCGCTTCTCTTCCGGCGCTGGAGCCCTGA